From Drosophila suzukii unplaced genomic scaffold, CBGP_Dsuzu_IsoJpt1.0 scf_4, whole genome shotgun sequence, a single genomic window includes:
- the LOC139354921 gene encoding uncharacterized protein, which yields MPTGSGLPKAPRRTSANIKITTRDQVKEDSTIDTVIRQLQRRCNELESALQRHLDLHWALLRQAHDELVNTPGAAALTEAELAQFHTLYEEYEMNLLRENDSPMSLNLALPPISVPEFNGEYLGWPQFHDLFVELVHNKPYSASQKLHILQSSLRGEARNVLTDTAFSQGGYDNTWLRLKARYQNVKILVFAAIAKIIDHKPIDGSSRQLRTLPDTIKDSMSTLKNLDISTKS from the coding sequence atgccgactggaagcgggcttccgaaggccccgagacgaacttcggccaacattaagatcacaacaagagatcaagtcaaagaaGATTccacaattgacacggtgatccgacagttgcagagaagatgcaacgaattggagtcagccctacaaaggcacctggatctccattgggcgttgctgaggcaagcccacgatgAATTGGTTaacacacctggggccgcagccctgACAGAAGCAGAGCTtgctcaattccacacattatacgaggaatacgaaatgaacctgcttcgagaaaacgactcgccaatgagcctaaacttggcacttccgccaattagcgttccggagttcaacggcgagtatctaggcTGGCCAcagttccatgatctctttgtggaattggtacataataaaccatattcggccagtcaaaaactacatattctacagagttcgcttcgtggtgaagcgagaaacgtcttgacagacacagccttctcacagggtggctatgacaaCACCTGGTTAcgtttaaaggccaggtaccagaacgtaaaaatactagtattcgccgccatagcaaaaattattgaccataagccgatagacggctcctcgcgccaactaaggacCTTACCTGACACTATAAAagactcaatgagtactcttaaaaacctcgatatcagcacaaaatcctag
- the LOC139354922 gene encoding uncharacterized protein, which translates to MLAAHQPSGGSSPGQGWSTARPTRTSRRISRRGVPEPVISSDSDVELMEDPRVEQRRWRLRKAVNRADGRIPIGATEVEWASEELPQDQQASGSPAESVAAATWDYRWKFEERRRSEERRLKAMKESPEWQAQLRAAEEEERQLWKNTGNPPTQRYAPEPCSPPPEVAEDWAPSPPQWLPEIPPTPRYEESPQWTPTRAPTPRFEQPPPQQQPEQLEQSPPQQQPQRVRRQQQQPDPPQQQQGDPMGHHIRTDIPAAHVSHSTRTFVAEGVRWRQQAVVWTWLEGPAEETAGTEEPRIWEESGPRGSPLDTRTRGRPEHCAPPTPSTGPTTTRTGPSTPAPTGSATVTAEPDELLERGPWV; encoded by the coding sequence atgttggctgcccaccagccgtccggaggatccagcccggggcaaggatggtcgacagcccggcctacccgaacctcgcggcggatctccaGGCGGGGCGTTCCCGAGCCGGTCATCAGCTCtgacagcgacgtcgagttgaTGGAAGACCCGCGGGTGGAGCagcggcgatggcggcttcgcAAAGCGGTCAACCGGGCCGACGGCCGCATCCCGATTGGGGCGACGGAGGTCGAATGGGCCAGCGAGGAGCTGCCCCAGGACCAGCAGGCTTCCGGTAGCCCTGCCGAGTCTGTGGCAGCGGCTACGTGGGATTATCGCTGGAAGTTCGAGGAGCGACGGCGGAGCGAGGAGCGTCGGTTAAAGGCGATGAAGGAAtcgccggagtggcaggcccaactgCGGGCGGCCGAGGAGGAAGAGCGGCAGCTGTGGAAGAACACGGGGAACCCACCCACACAGAGGTATGCGCCCGAGCCCTGCAGCCCGCCACCAGAAGTGGCAGAAGACTGGGCGCCCTCACCTCCGCAgtggctgcccgaaatcccacccacaccgcggtacgaggAATCACCGCAGTGGACGCCAACACGAGCACCCACGCCGAGgttcgagcagccaccaccgcagcagcaaccgGAACAACTCGAGCAgtcaccaccgcagcagcagccacaacGCGTGCGacgccagcagcaacaacccGATCCGCCGCAGCAACAGCAAGGGGACCCGATGGGACACcacatccggacggacatacCGGCGGCACACGTGAGCCACAGTACCCGGACGTTTGTGGCCGAAGGGGTAAGGTGGCGGCAACAGGCGGTCGTCTGGACTTGGCTGGagggacccgcggaggagacggCGGGGACGGAGGAGCCCCGAATCTGGGAGGAGAGTGGTCCCCGGGGGAGCCCGCTGGACACCAGGACCCGAGGCAGACCGGAGCATTGTGCCCCACCGACACCGAGTACCGGACCGACGACGACGAGGACAGGGCCGTCgacgccagcgccaacagggAGCGCGACGGTAACCGCGGAGCCAGATGAGCTGCTGGAACGAGGACCCTGGGTGTAG